In a single window of the Caulobacter soli genome:
- a CDS encoding TetR/AcrR family transcriptional regulator — protein sequence MAERNSGGGKMDELEAPVGAPLSKRPARDRIFETARELFYQHGIRAVGVEAIAHEADATKMTLYRNFPSKDELVAEVLREQERDYWAWWDQVTSCCCDDPRGQLEAIFDAFETKACNADVHGCPLSNAAIELHEADHPAQKVSVAYKQQLHARLVDLCKRAGAKDEDLADGLMLLMEGSYTARVTLGAEGPVRAVARAGRALIKAHLDKPDC from the coding sequence ATGGCTGAGAGAAATTCTGGCGGGGGCAAGATGGACGAGCTGGAGGCGCCCGTGGGCGCTCCGCTGTCCAAAAGACCGGCCCGTGACCGGATCTTCGAAACGGCCCGCGAGCTGTTCTATCAGCACGGCATCCGCGCGGTGGGCGTCGAGGCGATCGCCCACGAGGCCGACGCGACCAAGATGACGCTGTATCGCAACTTCCCATCCAAGGACGAGCTGGTCGCCGAGGTGCTGCGCGAGCAGGAACGCGACTACTGGGCGTGGTGGGACCAGGTGACGTCGTGCTGCTGCGACGATCCGCGCGGTCAGCTGGAGGCGATCTTCGACGCCTTCGAGACCAAGGCCTGCAACGCCGACGTCCACGGCTGCCCGCTATCGAACGCCGCCATCGAGCTGCACGAGGCCGACCATCCGGCCCAGAAGGTGTCGGTGGCCTACAAGCAGCAACTCCACGCCCGGCTGGTCGACCTGTGCAAGCGGGCCGGCGCGAAGGATGAGGATCTGGCCGACGGCCTGATGCTGCTGATGGAAGGCTCCTACACCGCCCGCGTCACCTTGGGCGCTGAAGGTCCGGTGCGCGCCGTGGCGCGCGCGGGTCGGGCGCTGATCAAGGCCCATCTGGACAAGCCGGACTGCTGA
- the corA gene encoding magnesium/cobalt transporter CorA → MSVVAAYIYKDGARTREVSLDQADALVTKPGEFVWIGLYEPSEAEMERLRTRFKLHPLAIEDALNAHQRPKVEVYGRELFVVARTAQLVDAQIAYGETAIFVGEGHLITVRHGSARAHTELRAQLEASPTLLAKGSDYVLHAVLDFVVDGYLPIIQALEDEVLDIERRTLETFLSHAEVKRLFHLRRDLIRFKRVLSPMSEVCGRLEHLDAPCLDDDVRPYFRDVLDHTQKVEGMVDALREVITSVFEAASLLEQQRQSAITRKLAAWAAILAVPTAVAGIYGMNFQHMPELGWTWGYPAVMVAIAVICGVLYARFHKDGWL, encoded by the coding sequence ATGAGCGTTGTCGCGGCCTATATCTACAAGGACGGCGCTCGGACCCGCGAGGTCAGCCTCGACCAGGCCGACGCCCTCGTCACCAAGCCGGGCGAGTTCGTGTGGATCGGCCTGTACGAACCCAGCGAGGCCGAGATGGAGCGGTTGCGGACCCGCTTCAAGCTGCACCCCCTGGCGATCGAGGACGCCCTGAACGCCCACCAGCGACCCAAGGTCGAGGTCTATGGTCGCGAGCTGTTCGTGGTGGCCCGCACCGCCCAGCTGGTCGACGCCCAGATCGCCTATGGCGAGACGGCGATCTTCGTCGGCGAAGGCCACCTGATCACCGTCCGCCACGGCTCGGCCCGCGCCCACACCGAGCTGCGCGCCCAGTTGGAGGCCTCGCCGACCTTGCTGGCCAAGGGCTCGGACTACGTGCTGCACGCGGTGCTCGACTTCGTGGTCGACGGCTATCTGCCGATCATCCAGGCCCTGGAAGACGAGGTCCTGGACATCGAGCGGCGCACGCTCGAGACCTTCCTCAGCCACGCCGAGGTCAAGCGCCTGTTCCACCTGCGCCGCGACCTGATCCGCTTCAAGCGGGTGCTGTCGCCCATGAGCGAGGTCTGCGGGCGACTGGAACACCTGGACGCGCCGTGCCTGGACGACGACGTCCGCCCCTATTTCCGCGACGTGCTGGATCACACGCAGAAGGTCGAGGGCATGGTCGACGCCCTACGCGAGGTGATCACCTCGGTGTTCGAAGCCGCGTCCCTGCTGGAACAGCAGCGCCAGAGCGCCATCACCCGCAAGCTGGCCGCCTGGGCCGCCATCCTGGCGGTGCCCACGGCGGTGGCCGGGATCTACGGCATGAATTTCCAGCACATGCCGGAGCTTGGCTGGACGTGGGGCTATCCCGCGGTGATGGTGGCGATCGCGGTGATCTGCGGCGTGCTGTACGCGCGGTTCCACAAGGATGGATGGCTGTAA
- a CDS encoding efflux RND transporter permease subunit: protein MNFSNFFVSRPRFAAVLSIVIFIAGLVALPRLPISEYPEVVPPTVVVRAAYPGANPAVIGQTVAAPLEQAINGVEGMLYQSSQSAADGAMVLTVTFALGTDLDKAQVQVQNRVAQALPKLPQEVQRVGVTTDKASPDLTMVVHMISPNNRYDMLYLSNYAQLNIKDRLKRVDGVGDVQIFGAGAYSMRIWLDPEKLASLNMTAGDVVKALREQNVQVAAGQLGAPPTNTGADFQLSINAPGRLTDEEQFRDVIIRSGENGEITHLGDVARVEMGANNYALRSLLDNKSAVAMPIFQRPGSNALQMASDIKKTMKELKKEFPEGVDYEIVYDTTAFVQESINSVIHTLIEAIILVVLVVVLFLQGWRASIIPLIAVPVSLVGTFAVLLMLGFGLNALTLFGLVLAIGIVVDDAIVVVENVERNITDGLEPVAATRKAMSEVTGPIISTALVLCAVFIPTAFISGLSGQFYRQFALTIAISTVISAFNSLTLSPALAAVLLRSHDAPKDRFQKAIDAALGWLFNPFNRFFAKASHGYVGGVAKTLGKSTAGLIIYGVLLLLTIGAFAKTPGGFVPQQDKAYVVAVVQLPDAASLDRTEAVIRQMGDIALKVPGVKHAIAFPGLSVNGLINSPNSGAVFLALDDFKDRHDKTESAGAIVASLNQKFGAIPDAQIAVFPPPSVQGLGTIGGFRMQIVDKAGLGSDELYAATQNLMDKARKDPALVGVFSSYQVGVPKIQADIDREKARASGVSLTDLFETMQVYLGSLYVNDFNRFGRTYEVNVQADQKFRLQPEQMLRLQTRNGSGQMIPLGSFISFKEATGPDRESHYNGMLTAEINGGPAPGFSSGQAQKALEDLAAKELPNGMGFEWTELTYQQILAGNTAIYVFPICVLLAFLVLVAQYESWSLPLVVILIVPMTLLSALAGVLLTHGDNNIFTQIGLIVLVGLACKNAILIVEFAKEREEHGDTPLQAVLEACRLRLRPILMTSIAFIMGVWPLVTSHGAGAEMRHAMGVAVFSGMLGVTVFGLVLTPIFYFVIRRNTARRAALKAARTTPVEAH from the coding sequence ATGAACTTCTCGAACTTCTTCGTGAGCCGGCCGCGCTTCGCCGCCGTGCTCTCGATCGTCATCTTCATCGCTGGGTTGGTGGCTCTGCCCCGCCTGCCGATCTCGGAATATCCCGAGGTGGTGCCGCCGACCGTGGTCGTGCGCGCCGCCTATCCAGGGGCCAACCCCGCCGTCATCGGCCAGACCGTCGCCGCTCCGCTGGAGCAGGCGATCAACGGCGTCGAGGGCATGCTCTACCAGTCCTCGCAGTCGGCCGCCGACGGCGCGATGGTCCTGACCGTCACCTTCGCCCTCGGCACCGATCTCGATAAGGCCCAGGTGCAGGTGCAGAACCGCGTCGCCCAGGCCCTGCCGAAACTGCCCCAGGAGGTGCAGCGCGTCGGCGTGACCACCGACAAGGCCTCGCCCGACCTGACCATGGTCGTGCACATGATCTCGCCGAACAATCGCTACGACATGCTCTATCTGAGCAACTACGCCCAGCTGAACATCAAGGACCGCCTCAAGCGCGTCGACGGCGTGGGCGACGTTCAGATCTTCGGGGCCGGCGCCTACTCGATGCGGATCTGGCTGGATCCCGAGAAGCTGGCCTCGCTGAACATGACGGCCGGCGACGTGGTCAAGGCGCTGCGCGAACAGAACGTCCAGGTCGCCGCCGGCCAGCTGGGGGCCCCGCCCACCAACACCGGCGCCGACTTCCAGCTGTCGATCAACGCCCCTGGCCGCCTGACCGACGAAGAGCAGTTCCGCGACGTCATCATCCGCTCGGGCGAGAACGGTGAGATCACCCACCTGGGCGACGTGGCCCGCGTGGAGATGGGCGCCAACAACTACGCCCTGCGCTCGCTGCTCGACAACAAGTCGGCCGTGGCCATGCCGATCTTCCAGCGCCCCGGCTCGAACGCCCTGCAAATGGCTTCCGACATCAAGAAGACGATGAAGGAGCTGAAGAAGGAATTCCCCGAAGGCGTCGACTACGAGATCGTCTACGACACCACCGCCTTCGTGCAGGAATCGATCAACTCGGTGATCCACACCCTGATCGAGGCCATCATCCTGGTGGTGCTGGTGGTGGTGCTGTTCCTGCAAGGCTGGCGCGCCTCGATCATTCCGCTGATCGCCGTGCCCGTCTCGCTGGTCGGCACCTTCGCGGTGCTGCTGATGCTGGGCTTCGGCCTCAACGCCCTGACGCTGTTCGGCCTGGTGCTGGCCATCGGCATCGTGGTCGACGACGCCATCGTCGTGGTCGAGAACGTCGAGCGCAACATCACCGACGGGCTCGAACCCGTGGCGGCCACGCGCAAGGCCATGAGCGAGGTCACCGGACCGATCATCTCCACGGCCCTGGTGCTGTGCGCGGTGTTCATCCCGACCGCCTTCATCAGCGGCCTGTCGGGCCAGTTCTACCGCCAGTTCGCCCTGACCATCGCCATCTCGACGGTGATCTCGGCCTTCAACTCCCTGACCCTGTCGCCGGCCCTGGCCGCCGTCCTGCTGCGCAGCCACGACGCGCCAAAGGACCGCTTCCAGAAGGCCATCGACGCGGCCCTGGGCTGGCTGTTCAACCCGTTCAACCGCTTCTTCGCCAAGGCCTCGCACGGCTATGTCGGCGGGGTGGCCAAGACCCTCGGTAAGTCGACGGCCGGCCTGATCATCTACGGCGTGCTGCTGCTGCTGACGATCGGCGCCTTCGCCAAGACCCCGGGCGGCTTCGTGCCCCAGCAGGACAAGGCCTATGTGGTCGCCGTCGTGCAACTGCCCGACGCCGCCTCGCTGGACCGCACCGAGGCGGTCATCCGCCAGATGGGCGACATCGCCCTGAAGGTGCCGGGGGTCAAGCACGCCATCGCCTTCCCCGGCCTGTCGGTGAACGGGCTGATCAACAGCCCCAACTCCGGCGCGGTGTTCCTGGCCCTCGACGACTTCAAGGATCGTCACGACAAGACGGAGTCCGCCGGCGCCATCGTCGCTTCGCTGAACCAGAAGTTCGGCGCCATTCCCGACGCCCAGATCGCGGTCTTCCCGCCGCCTTCGGTGCAAGGGCTGGGCACGATCGGCGGCTTCCGCATGCAGATCGTCGACAAGGCCGGCCTGGGTTCCGACGAGCTCTACGCCGCCACCCAGAACCTGATGGACAAGGCCCGCAAGGACCCCGCCCTGGTCGGCGTGTTCTCCAGCTACCAGGTCGGGGTTCCGAAGATCCAGGCCGACATCGACCGCGAAAAGGCGCGAGCCTCGGGCGTGTCGCTGACCGACCTCTTCGAGACCATGCAGGTCTATCTGGGCTCGCTGTACGTCAACGACTTCAACCGCTTTGGCCGCACCTACGAGGTCAACGTCCAGGCTGATCAGAAATTCCGCCTGCAACCCGAACAGATGCTGCGTCTGCAGACCCGCAACGGGTCGGGCCAGATGATCCCGCTGGGCAGCTTCATCAGCTTCAAGGAGGCCACCGGTCCCGACCGCGAAAGCCACTACAACGGCATGCTGACCGCCGAAATCAACGGCGGCCCGGCGCCCGGCTTCTCGTCCGGCCAGGCCCAGAAGGCCCTGGAAGACCTGGCGGCCAAGGAACTGCCCAACGGCATGGGCTTCGAATGGACCGAGCTGACCTATCAGCAGATCCTGGCGGGCAACACGGCGATCTACGTCTTCCCGATCTGCGTGCTGCTGGCCTTCCTGGTGCTGGTCGCCCAGTACGAAAGCTGGAGCCTGCCGCTGGTGGTCATCCTGATCGTGCCGATGACCCTGCTGTCGGCTCTGGCCGGCGTGCTGCTGACCCATGGCGACAACAACATCTTCACCCAGATCGGGCTGATCGTGCTGGTGGGCCTGGCCTGTAAGAACGCCATCCTGATCGTCGAATTCGCCAAGGAGCGAGAGGAGCATGGCGACACGCCGCTGCAAGCGGTGCTGGAAGCCTGTCGCCTGCGCCTGCGGCCGATCCTGATGACCTCGATCGCCTTCATCATGGGCGTGTGGCCGCTGGTCACCTCGCACGGGGCGGGCGCCGAAATGCGCCATGCCATGGGCGTGGCGGTGTTCTCCGGCATGCTGGGCGTGACGGTCTTCGGCCTGGTCCTGACCCCGATCTTCTACTTCGTCATCCGCCGCAACACCGCCCGCCGGGCGGCGCTGAAGGCGGCCCGGACTACGCCCGTGGAGGCGCACTGA
- a CDS encoding MFS transporter, producing MGSDAAKPVKGAKGGRAVGRKDALVIGAASVGTVFEWYDFYLYGSLATYITRHFFSGVNETTGYIFALLAFAAGFAVRPFGALVFGRLGDLWGRKNTFLVTMLLMGLSTFVVGLLPSYAQIGIAAPIALVIMRLVQGLALGGEYGGAATYVAEHAPPGRRGFYTSFIQVTATFGLFLSLVVILLTRGAVGDDAFQAFGWRIPFLISVLLLGVSLWIRLQLAESPSFQKMVDEGKGSKKPLADSFAKWGNLKIVLLALVGLTAGQAVVWYTGQFYALFFLEKMLKVDGGTTNLLVAIALLIGTPFFVIFGWLSDKIGRKPIIMLGCILAALTYFPLFKTLTTAANPQLAAAVASAPVTVVADPADCSFQFDPVGKTVFNRSCDLAKSYLAKAGVTYANQAAPAGSVAQVKIGQATLASFPGQTLDKAAFKARKTAWEKELGAALKTAGYPAKADDAAMNKPLVVGVLAILVLYVTMVYGPIAAMLVELFPTNIRYTSMSLPYHIGNGWFGGFLPTTAFAMVAATGNIYYGLWYPIVVAGVTAVVGVLFLKETKDVDIEA from the coding sequence ATGGGAAGCGACGCCGCGAAACCGGTGAAGGGCGCCAAGGGCGGCCGCGCCGTGGGGCGCAAGGACGCCCTGGTCATCGGGGCCGCCTCGGTCGGCACCGTGTTCGAGTGGTACGACTTCTATCTGTACGGCTCGCTGGCGACCTACATCACCAGGCACTTCTTCTCGGGCGTCAACGAGACGACCGGCTACATCTTCGCCCTGCTGGCCTTCGCCGCCGGCTTCGCTGTGCGGCCGTTCGGGGCGCTGGTGTTCGGCCGGCTGGGCGACCTGTGGGGCCGCAAGAACACCTTCCTGGTCACCATGCTGCTGATGGGGCTGTCGACCTTCGTGGTCGGCCTGCTGCCCAGCTACGCCCAGATCGGCATCGCCGCGCCCATCGCCCTGGTGATCATGCGCCTGGTCCAGGGCCTGGCCCTGGGCGGCGAGTATGGCGGCGCCGCGACCTATGTGGCCGAGCACGCCCCGCCCGGACGGCGCGGTTTCTACACCAGCTTCATCCAGGTGACGGCGACCTTCGGCCTGTTCCTCAGCCTGGTGGTGATCCTGCTGACCCGCGGCGCGGTGGGCGACGACGCCTTCCAGGCCTTCGGCTGGCGCATTCCGTTCCTGATCTCGGTGCTGCTGCTGGGCGTGTCGCTGTGGATCCGCCTGCAACTGGCCGAGAGCCCGTCGTTCCAGAAAATGGTCGACGAGGGCAAGGGCAGCAAGAAGCCCCTGGCCGACTCGTTCGCCAAGTGGGGCAATCTGAAGATCGTGCTGCTGGCCCTGGTGGGGCTGACCGCCGGCCAGGCCGTGGTCTGGTATACCGGCCAGTTCTACGCGCTGTTCTTTCTGGAGAAGATGCTCAAGGTCGACGGCGGCACGACCAACCTGCTGGTGGCCATCGCCTTGCTGATCGGCACGCCGTTCTTCGTGATCTTCGGCTGGCTGTCGGACAAGATCGGCCGCAAGCCCATCATCATGCTGGGCTGCATCCTGGCGGCCCTGACCTATTTCCCGCTGTTCAAGACCCTGACGACGGCCGCCAATCCTCAGCTGGCGGCGGCCGTGGCCAGCGCCCCGGTCACCGTGGTGGCCGACCCGGCCGACTGCTCGTTCCAGTTCGATCCGGTGGGCAAGACGGTGTTCAACCGCTCGTGCGACCTGGCCAAGTCGTACCTGGCCAAGGCCGGCGTCACCTACGCCAACCAGGCCGCGCCGGCGGGCTCGGTCGCCCAGGTGAAGATCGGCCAGGCGACCCTCGCCTCGTTCCCGGGTCAGACCCTCGACAAGGCCGCGTTCAAGGCCAGGAAGACGGCTTGGGAAAAGGAACTGGGCGCGGCGCTGAAGACCGCCGGCTATCCGGCCAAGGCCGACGACGCGGCGATGAATAAGCCGCTGGTGGTCGGGGTGCTGGCGATCCTGGTGCTGTACGTGACCATGGTCTACGGCCCGATCGCCGCCATGTTGGTCGAGCTGTTCCCGACCAACATCCGCTACACCTCGATGAGCCTGCCCTACCATATCGGCAACGGCTGGTTCGGGGGCTTCCTGCCGACCACGGCCTTCGCCATGGTCGCGGCCACGGGCAATATCTATTACGGCCTCTGGTATCCGATCGTCGTGGCCGGGGTCACGGCGGTGGTGGGCGTCCTGTTCCTGAAGGAAACCAAGGACGTCGATATCGAAGCCTAG
- a CDS encoding efflux RND transporter periplasmic adaptor subunit, with protein MSLRPVFTSFAGLAAMAVLAACSAQAKQEAAPPPAQVTITPVAFKELRQWDDFTGRLEAIDTVDIRPRVSGFVDGARFEEGARVSKGQVLFQIDPRPYQAEANRAEAEVARAKAQLDLAVVNRERGRRLIEQNALAQSEFDRLSAEEKAAQANLGAANAAYQTARLNLEWTRVVSPIDGRVSKAVITRGNLVTPSDLLTTVVSDTPIYATFNADEQTFLKYASAERGKASPVYMGLMTEDGYPHQGQLKFIDNAMDAKSGTINGRAIFANADGRFTPGLFARIRMVSDSSATVALAPDRAVATDLGKRYVVVVGANNKAEYRTVEIGPLAGNLRIIRTGLKPGDRVIVGGLQKVKPGDTVNPVTIKTDLSADLSQFETGPQRVAMINSVSQN; from the coding sequence ATGTCCCTCCGCCCCGTTTTCACGTCTTTCGCCGGTCTGGCCGCCATGGCCGTGCTGGCCGCCTGCAGCGCGCAGGCCAAGCAAGAAGCCGCCCCGCCGCCCGCCCAGGTCACCATCACCCCGGTGGCCTTCAAGGAACTGCGCCAGTGGGATGACTTCACCGGCCGCCTCGAAGCCATCGACACCGTCGACATCCGTCCGCGCGTCAGCGGCTTCGTCGACGGCGCCCGGTTCGAGGAAGGCGCCCGCGTCAGCAAGGGCCAGGTGCTGTTCCAGATCGACCCGCGCCCCTACCAGGCCGAAGCCAACCGCGCCGAGGCCGAGGTCGCCCGCGCCAAGGCCCAGCTGGACCTGGCCGTCGTCAACCGCGAGCGCGGCCGCCGGCTGATCGAGCAGAACGCCCTGGCCCAGAGCGAGTTCGACCGCCTGTCGGCTGAAGAGAAGGCCGCCCAGGCCAATCTCGGCGCCGCCAACGCCGCCTACCAGACCGCCCGCCTGAACCTGGAATGGACCCGCGTGGTCTCGCCGATCGACGGTCGCGTCTCCAAGGCCGTGATCACCCGCGGCAACCTGGTCACCCCGTCCGACCTGCTGACCACCGTGGTCTCGGACACGCCGATCTACGCCACCTTCAACGCCGACGAGCAGACCTTCCTGAAGTACGCCTCGGCCGAACGCGGCAAGGCCAGCCCGGTCTATATGGGGTTGATGACCGAGGACGGTTATCCGCACCAGGGCCAGCTGAAGTTCATCGACAACGCCATGGACGCCAAGAGCGGCACGATCAACGGCCGGGCGATCTTCGCCAACGCCGACGGCCGGTTCACCCCCGGCCTGTTCGCCCGCATCCGCATGGTCAGCGACAGCTCGGCGACGGTGGCCCTGGCCCCCGACCGCGCGGTGGCGACCGACCTGGGCAAACGCTACGTCGTGGTGGTCGGCGCCAACAACAAGGCCGAGTACCGCACCGTGGAGATCGGCCCGTTGGCCGGCAACCTGCGCATCATCCGCACCGGCCTGAAGCCGGGCGACCGGGTGATCGTCGGCGGCCTGCAGAAGGTCAAGCCGGGCGACACGGTCAATCCCGTGACCATCAAGACCGACCTGTCGGCCGACCTCTCGCAGTTCGAGACCGGTCCCCAGCGGGTCGCGATGATCAACAGCGTTTCCCAGAACTAG